One window of Phycisphaeraceae bacterium genomic DNA carries:
- a CDS encoding RNA-binding protein gives MKLYVGNLSFSTSEQRLREIFSEHGDVSSATLVMDRETGRPRGFGFVEFANDEHAKAAMSALNGKNIDGRDLTVNEAKPREAGGGGRGGFGGGGRGGFGGGGRGGNRGGGGGW, from the coding sequence ATGAAGCTTTATGTCGGCAATCTCTCTTTCAGCACGTCCGAGCAGCGCCTCCGCGAGATCTTCTCCGAGCACGGCGATGTCTCCTCGGCGACTCTCGTCATGGATCGCGAAACCGGCCGCCCGCGCGGCTTCGGCTTCGTCGAATTCGCGAACGATGAACACGCCAAAGCCGCGATGTCCGCGCTCAACGGCAAGAACATCGACGGCCGCGATCTCACCGTGAACGAAGCCAAGCCCCGCGAAGCGGGTGGCGGCGGTCGCGGCGGATTCGGCGGCGGCGGTCGTGGTGGATTCGGTGGCGGCGGTCGCGGTGGAAACCGTGGCGGCGGCGGGGGCTGGTAA
- a CDS encoding acetylxylan esterase, which yields MRKLLVALVVVVSAVRALAGDLYKPSEPKREVTIVDAEWRDEARGREIPVRMYIPKSQEGAEKGKLPLIVFSHGLGASREMYGYFGKHMAESGYIVIAPTHHGSDTQALKEWVSTHGLGKKNEDGEGWLQAGISDPDNLRNRPKDISFVIDRAAKDPRLAALVDMEKIGVAGHSFGAYTAMAIGGMTVDLPEAKSVSFRDPRVKAVLPMSPEGAGTMGITKESWNNFGAPVLFLTGTKDYGSGGRSASWRRTGFESVRGVDDYLFTIEGAGHMTFGGPGTSAALGGTGESENKSLGRLRDRIRDRVREKAAEKSGGTDPEVNAHVLNIESYSGAFFDAYVKSDAGAKAWLVDYASQKHEDCAAEFKPAK from the coding sequence ATGAGGAAGTTGCTTGTTGCGCTGGTTGTGGTGGTGAGCGCGGTGCGCGCGCTGGCGGGGGATTTGTACAAGCCGAGCGAGCCGAAGCGCGAGGTGACGATCGTCGATGCGGAGTGGCGCGATGAGGCGCGCGGGCGCGAGATTCCGGTGCGGATGTACATTCCGAAATCGCAAGAGGGAGCGGAGAAAGGGAAGCTGCCGCTGATCGTGTTTTCGCACGGGCTGGGCGCATCGCGCGAGATGTACGGCTATTTCGGGAAGCACATGGCGGAATCGGGGTACATCGTGATCGCGCCGACGCACCACGGGAGCGACACGCAGGCGCTGAAAGAGTGGGTCAGTACGCACGGTTTGGGGAAGAAAAACGAGGATGGAGAAGGCTGGCTGCAGGCGGGGATTTCCGACCCCGACAATCTGCGGAACCGGCCCAAGGACATTTCATTCGTGATCGATCGCGCGGCGAAAGACCCGAGACTCGCGGCGCTTGTTGACATGGAGAAGATCGGCGTCGCGGGTCACTCTTTCGGCGCGTACACGGCGATGGCGATCGGCGGGATGACGGTCGATCTTCCGGAAGCGAAGTCGGTTTCGTTCCGCGATCCGCGCGTGAAAGCGGTTTTGCCGATGTCGCCCGAGGGGGCGGGGACGATGGGGATCACGAAGGAATCGTGGAACAACTTCGGTGCGCCCGTGCTCTTTCTCACCGGAACGAAGGACTACGGCAGCGGGGGGCGATCGGCCTCGTGGCGGCGGACGGGATTCGAGAGCGTGCGAGGGGTCGATGACTACCTGTTCACGATCGAGGGCGCGGGGCATATGACATTCGGCGGACCGGGGACAAGCGCTGCGCTCGGCGGGACCGGCGAGTCGGAGAACAAGTCGCTCGGCAGGCTGCGCGACCGGATCCGCGATCGCGTGCGCGAGAAGGCCGCGGAAAAGAGCGGCGGAACGGACCCGGAGGTGAACGCGCACGTGCTGAATATCGAGTCGTACAGCGGCGCGTTCTTTGATGCGTACGTGAAATCGGACGCGGGCGCGAAAGCGTGGCTCGTCGACTACGCCTCACAGAAGCACGAAGATTGTGCCGCGGAATTCAAGCCGGCGAAGTAG
- a CDS encoding VOC family protein: MINGIHTIVYAQDAEKARAFFRDVLGFGSVDAGRGWLIFALPPGEIAAHPAEPHQAGRHGLYFMCDDIERTIRELKSKSVEFEGEPIDRGWGILVSMRVPGLGAIGLYQPKHPVAHSR; the protein is encoded by the coding sequence ATGATCAACGGCATTCACACGATCGTGTATGCGCAGGATGCCGAGAAGGCGCGGGCGTTCTTTCGCGATGTGCTCGGGTTCGGAAGCGTCGATGCGGGGCGGGGCTGGCTGATCTTCGCGTTGCCGCCGGGAGAGATCGCGGCGCACCCTGCGGAGCCCCATCAGGCGGGGCGGCACGGGCTGTACTTCATGTGCGACGACATCGAGCGGACGATCCGGGAGCTGAAATCAAAAAGCGTCGAGTTCGAGGGCGAACCGATCGATCGAGGGTGGGGGATACTTGTATCGATGCGAGTGCCTGGGCTCGGCGCGATCGGCTTGTATCAGCCGAAACATCCGGTTGCGCACAGCAGGTAG
- a CDS encoding prepilin-type N-terminal cleavage/methylation domain-containing protein, with the protein MPSSKSNIRRSLAPAQRARSTPFTPPTSRAKLLHAFTIIELLVVISIIALLIAILLPALGPARDSARRAACTVNMRSVGQAVELYKNQWKEKFPVAKYMPDPWLSGDPNPPLNIAMLDQLDRESPAWRCPGDRVIWRETFKDTSTTPVTEKIGGSSYTYVSALGDEFTGTDSNGRRRNFFAMYLRTQPTNTPIIYDFDGGTFDKQPGEGDPVTVSFFHRVRNVLFADGHAGRFDANTQ; encoded by the coding sequence ATGCCCAGTTCCAAGTCCAATATCCGTCGTTCTTTAGCGCCCGCGCAACGCGCCCGCTCCACACCATTTACTCCCCCCACCTCCCGCGCCAAGCTCCTTCACGCCTTCACCATCATCGAGCTCCTGGTCGTCATCTCGATCATCGCGCTGCTCATCGCCATCCTGCTCCCGGCACTCGGCCCGGCCCGCGATTCCGCACGGCGTGCCGCGTGCACCGTCAACATGCGTTCCGTCGGCCAGGCGGTCGAGCTCTACAAAAACCAGTGGAAGGAAAAGTTCCCCGTCGCCAAGTACATGCCCGATCCGTGGCTCAGCGGCGACCCCAACCCCCCGCTCAACATCGCCATGCTCGATCAGCTCGATCGCGAGAGCCCCGCCTGGCGCTGCCCCGGCGATCGCGTCATCTGGAGAGAGACTTTCAAAGACACCTCGACGACCCCCGTCACCGAAAAAATCGGAGGCAGTTCCTACACCTACGTCAGCGCCCTCGGCGATGAATTCACCGGCACCGATTCAAACGGTCGCCGCCGCAACTTCTTCGCGATGTACCTCCGCACCCAGCCCACCAACACGCCGATCATCTACGACTTCGACGGCGGCACCTTCGACAAGCAGCCCGGCGAGGGCGACCCTGTCACCGTCTCCTTCTTCCACCGCGTGCGCAACGTTTTGTTCGCCGACGGTCACGCCGGCCGATTCGATGCCAACACCCAGTAA